In Terriglobus sp. TAA 43, a single window of DNA contains:
- a CDS encoding EamA family transporter gives MTHLSADTVITIVLMVAGATVGETLISAAMTRVGDLDEIRSKSGLPGAIKAVVSSPYLIGGIFCMAISFFSLLFALSGADLSLVAPATNSLTFIATAIAAKFYLKENVDRRRWLAAIFVAAGVVLLAR, from the coding sequence ATGACGCATCTTTCTGCCGACACCGTGATCACGATTGTTCTGATGGTCGCAGGCGCCACCGTAGGCGAAACGCTCATCTCTGCCGCCATGACGCGCGTTGGCGATCTGGATGAGATCCGCTCGAAATCCGGCCTCCCAGGCGCAATCAAGGCGGTCGTCTCCTCGCCGTATCTCATCGGCGGCATCTTCTGCATGGCGATCAGCTTCTTCTCGCTGCTCTTCGCTTTATCAGGAGCCGACCTGAGCCTCGTAGCCCCGGCGACCAATTCCCTTACCTTCATCGCAACAGCGATCGCCGCAAAGTTCTACCTGAAGGAAAATGTCGATCGTCGCCGCTGGCTTGCAGCCATCTTTGTAGCCGCAGGCGTAGTTCTGCTCGCTCGCTAA
- a CDS encoding EamA family transporter — translation MSHRLKFSQYLMLVFIMLGASVGDALLSRGMREVGPVSFAHLGLLLHALLNPWVIAGIAVLISFMGSYMTALSWADLTFIQPATAFGNVVTALIGRLWLHEAITPTRWAGIACIVIGVGFVANGPSKTEHKHTIALTGGEGA, via the coding sequence ATGTCTCACCGCCTAAAATTCTCGCAATACCTCATGCTCGTCTTCATCATGCTGGGCGCATCGGTGGGCGATGCACTGTTAAGCCGCGGCATGCGTGAAGTTGGCCCTGTCTCCTTCGCTCATCTTGGCCTCTTACTGCACGCTCTGCTGAACCCGTGGGTGATCGCCGGCATCGCAGTGCTCATCAGTTTCATGGGCAGTTACATGACGGCGCTGTCATGGGCCGACCTCACCTTTATTCAGCCCGCAACGGCCTTCGGCAATGTAGTCACTGCTCTGATCGGCCGTCTCTGGCTACATGAAGCCATCACCCCCACGCGCTGGGCTGGCATTGCCTGCATCGTCATCGGCGTGGGTTTCGTAGCGAACGGACCATCGAAGACAGAGCATAAACACACGATCGCATTAACCGGAGGCGAAGGCGCATGA
- the hpnJ gene encoding hopanoid biosynthesis associated radical SAM protein HpnJ, with amino-acid sequence MVLKTLLLNPPSFENFDGGASSRWPATREIESYWYPVWLAYPAGMLEGSRLLDAPPHHISADETIEIAKGYEFLVLFTSTVGWAGDHALAQAIKKANPTIKIAFVGPPVTTDPERALNECSAIDFICRREFDYTIVEYAQGKPISEILGLSYKDENGVIQHNPDRPQVEDLDAMPWATKIYKRDMDVTRYNVPFLLHPYISLYSTRGCPAQCTFCLWPQTLSGHAWRKRSTDDVAAELKWAKENFPHVKEFFFDDDTFNIQKERTIELCAKLKPLGITWSCTSRTTTHRDTLKAMKEAGCRLLIVGFESGDPQILKNIKKGSTVERAREFVKDCHDLGLIIHADFILGLPGETKESIRNTINFAKQLDCETIQVSVAHAYPGTEFYEFAEKNGFITNENMNDNGGHQMAHIEYPGLPTEYVMEAVHRFYDEYYFRPKAAFRVVWKAIVNRDVPRLYVEAKSFMKLRSQRNKAARAKAEENALKQQESVSMNA; translated from the coding sequence ATGGTATTGAAGACACTGCTTCTGAACCCGCCCTCCTTCGAAAACTTCGACGGCGGCGCCAGCTCACGCTGGCCCGCGACCCGCGAGATTGAGTCCTACTGGTATCCCGTGTGGCTCGCCTATCCCGCCGGCATGCTCGAAGGCTCGCGCCTCCTCGACGCTCCGCCGCACCACATCTCCGCGGATGAGACCATCGAGATCGCCAAGGGCTACGAGTTCCTGGTTCTCTTCACCTCCACCGTGGGCTGGGCTGGCGATCACGCTCTGGCACAGGCCATCAAGAAGGCCAACCCCACCATCAAGATCGCCTTCGTTGGACCGCCGGTCACCACCGACCCCGAGCGCGCTCTGAACGAGTGCAGCGCCATCGACTTCATCTGCCGCCGCGAGTTCGACTACACCATCGTCGAATACGCGCAGGGCAAGCCGATCAGCGAAATCCTCGGCCTCTCCTATAAGGACGAGAACGGCGTCATCCAGCACAACCCGGACCGTCCGCAGGTCGAAGACCTGGACGCGATGCCTTGGGCCACCAAGATCTACAAGCGCGACATGGACGTCACGCGCTACAACGTGCCGTTCCTGCTGCACCCCTACATCTCGCTGTACAGCACACGTGGCTGCCCGGCGCAGTGCACCTTCTGCCTCTGGCCGCAGACCCTCTCCGGTCACGCATGGCGTAAGCGCTCCACCGACGACGTGGCCGCCGAGCTGAAGTGGGCCAAGGAGAACTTCCCTCATGTGAAGGAATTCTTCTTCGATGACGACACATTCAACATCCAGAAGGAACGCACCATCGAGCTCTGCGCAAAGCTGAAGCCGCTCGGCATCACCTGGTCCTGCACCAGCCGTACCACCACGCATCGCGACACGCTGAAGGCTATGAAGGAAGCGGGCTGCCGTCTGCTCATCGTGGGCTTTGAGTCCGGCGATCCGCAGATCCTGAAGAACATCAAGAAGGGTTCCACCGTCGAGCGCGCTCGCGAATTCGTGAAGGACTGCCACGACCTCGGCCTCATCATCCACGCCGACTTCATCCTCGGCCTGCCGGGCGAGACGAAGGAATCCATCCGCAACACCATCAACTTCGCGAAGCAGCTCGACTGCGAGACCATCCAGGTCTCGGTAGCCCACGCTTACCCCGGCACTGAGTTCTACGAATTCGCCGAGAAGAATGGCTTCATCACCAACGAGAACATGAACGACAACGGCGGCCACCAGATGGCGCACATCGAGTACCCCGGCCTGCCGACGGAGTACGTAATGGAAGCAGTTCACCGCTTCTACGACGAATACTACTTCCGCCCGAAGGCAGCGTTCCGCGTCGTCTGGAAGGCCATCGTCAACCGCGATGTGCCCCGCCTCTACGTGGAAGCAAAGTCGTTCATGAAGCTCCGCTCGCAGCGTAACAAGGCCGCTCGCGCCAAGGCGGAAGAGAACGCACTGAAGCAGCAGGAATCAGTCAGCATGAACGCGTAA
- a CDS encoding TolC family protein → MKISCLLISSVLLCSATAAHGQVSLSSAVNLALKNSPKVRIAKADLDKARAGHSESRDAYIPVVSTTTGYGQSTGAPLGVPIIFSISAQSLLFSFSQKDYIRSANESVKAAELSLHNAEVEVVEDTTNTYLALDYATERSRVLQQSLGYADKLVNVTTDRISLGVDPKVELPKSRRTATQIRLQQLQVQDDIAANRQHLAELTGLPAVSFTTDRASIPAYQAKPSITTEDPDSVSDGDGIKAAFANAKSKQYVAFGDKRYLLRPQIVLAANYSRVAIGLSSYASYYPRFGGTPDNPNSENSFGFGLQFNIPLLDMAHRAKARGSAADAARAYADADLQRAVYREGRAKLQNAARELDLRAQLARDDREIAQDQLETLQIQLNQQGGNNQGPQITPKDQLNAQLQERQKYLDVLSADLQLRQTQVNVMRQTNTLGDWILSAVGGKSSTIAPSIPPATGNNTPGVPGTAPSGASTTPIPQAPGR, encoded by the coding sequence ATGAAAATTTCCTGTCTCCTCATCTCGTCTGTATTGCTCTGTTCTGCTACCGCGGCACACGGTCAGGTATCGCTGTCCTCTGCGGTGAACCTTGCTCTCAAGAACAGTCCGAAAGTCCGCATCGCCAAGGCTGACCTCGACAAAGCAAGGGCTGGTCACAGCGAGTCACGCGACGCCTATATTCCGGTCGTCTCCACCACCACGGGCTATGGCCAATCCACCGGCGCTCCGCTCGGCGTTCCCATCATCTTCTCCATCAGCGCGCAGAGTCTTCTCTTCTCGTTCTCGCAGAAGGACTACATCCGCTCCGCCAACGAATCCGTCAAAGCTGCTGAACTGTCATTGCATAACGCGGAAGTGGAGGTGGTGGAAGACACTACCAATACTTACCTCGCGCTCGACTATGCCACGGAACGCAGCCGTGTCCTCCAGCAATCTCTCGGCTATGCAGACAAGCTCGTCAACGTCACAACGGATCGCATCTCCCTAGGCGTTGATCCCAAGGTAGAACTTCCGAAGTCGCGTCGTACCGCCACTCAGATTCGCCTGCAGCAGTTGCAGGTACAGGATGACATCGCCGCCAACCGACAGCATCTTGCAGAGCTCACTGGCCTGCCCGCAGTCTCGTTTACGACAGATCGTGCCAGCATTCCTGCCTATCAGGCCAAGCCGTCCATCACAACAGAGGATCCCGATTCGGTTTCTGACGGTGATGGCATCAAGGCCGCCTTCGCAAATGCCAAGTCAAAACAATACGTCGCCTTCGGCGACAAGCGTTATCTACTGCGACCGCAGATAGTCCTGGCGGCAAATTACAGCCGTGTCGCCATCGGCCTCTCTTCGTATGCCTCGTATTACCCCCGTTTCGGTGGCACCCCGGATAATCCCAACAGCGAGAACTCCTTCGGCTTCGGCCTGCAGTTCAACATTCCTTTGCTGGATATGGCCCACCGCGCCAAAGCACGCGGCTCTGCCGCCGATGCGGCCCGCGCCTATGCCGACGCGGACCTGCAGCGGGCAGTCTATCGCGAAGGCCGCGCCAAACTGCAGAACGCAGCCCGCGAACTCGACCTGCGCGCACAACTGGCGCGAGATGACAGAGAGATTGCCCAGGATCAGCTCGAAACGCTGCAAATCCAGTTAAATCAGCAGGGTGGAAACAACCAGGGGCCGCAGATCACCCCGAAGGATCAGCTCAACGCCCAACTTCAGGAACGTCAGAAGTATCTCGACGTACTCTCCGCCGACCTGCAACTGCGCCAGACGCAGGTGAACGTAATGCGCCAGACCAACACCCTCGGCGACTGGATTTTGAGCGCAGTAGGCGGAAAGAGCAGCACAATTGCGCCGTCAATTCCTCCGGCAACGGGAAACAACACGCCGGGCGTCCCGGGAACAGCGCCTTCGGGCGCTTCCACCACGCCAATCCCCCAGGCACCCGGTCGCTAA
- a CDS encoding lipopolysaccharide assembly protein LapB: protein MKRSLQFAAPILLASLCATAQVPASAKADAHNGRVDSAFAALGNAKGADAEFLRCGLYNSIEDIDHAIQACEAATAAAPNNSTYELELARMYGNKADHSGAFTGMRMVGKIRGAFEKAVQLDGSNVEALSDLGQFYVEAPGIVGGGTDKAKLLVTKLQPLSPARAHRLSAMIANKSHDDATTETEYKAALAAGHSPEAWVDLARFYRNRKQDDNAEKAALSAIQGDKEHGPDTLDAAKLLLQMHRSVPAAQAGLRSYLATPQEHVAFYAQAHVLLGDSLKASGDNDGAQKEYAAALALAHNYEPARKAAGK, encoded by the coding sequence ATGAAGCGTTCGCTCCAATTCGCAGCGCCAATTCTGCTGGCATCCTTATGTGCCACGGCGCAGGTTCCTGCGTCCGCAAAGGCAGACGCGCACAACGGCCGCGTCGATAGCGCTTTTGCGGCGTTAGGCAATGCAAAAGGTGCTGACGCCGAGTTTCTGCGTTGCGGACTCTATAACTCCATCGAAGACATCGACCACGCGATACAGGCCTGCGAAGCAGCTACGGCGGCTGCGCCAAACAACAGCACCTACGAACTGGAGCTTGCACGCATGTACGGCAACAAAGCGGATCACAGCGGAGCCTTCACCGGGATGCGCATGGTGGGCAAGATCCGAGGTGCATTCGAGAAAGCCGTGCAGCTCGATGGTTCCAACGTGGAAGCGCTCAGTGACCTTGGCCAGTTTTACGTGGAAGCTCCCGGCATCGTAGGTGGCGGCACGGACAAGGCAAAACTGCTTGTCACAAAGCTGCAGCCCCTTTCCCCAGCACGCGCACATCGGCTCAGTGCCATGATCGCGAATAAGAGTCACGACGACGCCACAACCGAAACGGAATACAAAGCAGCACTGGCTGCAGGTCATAGCCCGGAGGCATGGGTTGACCTGGCGCGTTTTTATCGGAACCGTAAGCAGGACGATAACGCCGAAAAAGCGGCGCTATCCGCAATCCAGGGCGATAAGGAACACGGCCCCGACACACTGGATGCAGCAAAACTGCTTCTGCAGATGCACCGCAGCGTTCCCGCGGCTCAGGCCGGTCTACGCAGCTATCTGGCCACGCCACAAGAACACGTCGCTTTCTATGCGCAGGCTCACGTGCTGCTTGGCGATAGCCTGAAGGCATCCGGCGATAACGACGGCGCACAGAAGGAATATGCCGCAGCTCTGGCGTTAGCGCATAACTACGAACCGGCACGGAAGGCCGCCGGCAAATGA
- a CDS encoding efflux RND transporter periplasmic adaptor subunit, which yields MSEQASVNGSKIAIRILIVAAAVSALVFGIRYFTRSEVEIRVAKASYTDLVSNTSTTGKVEPTQNFQAHAQEPGSVQAVYVRNGQQVAAGTLLLKMNSATAESRVETARSAIAQAQAAQADMRNNGSKDERIAILGDLDRAKLQVEQSQKDLSALQALQARGAASASEVAAAQSRLSSAQSSLGALQQRSTSRYASTDLNRVQAQLNDSHAALGAAEQQLSQEIVRAPFAGTVYSLPVKAYDFVGAGEELIQLANLNNMQVRAYFDEPEIGKLKVDQQVTIKWDARPTQQWHGHIVRVPTTVITYGTRNVGECLISVDDATGDLLPNTNVNVSVITQEVNHVLSVPREALHTQGSSTNYVYLIQKGRLVKRTVQIGNFNLLNVQILSGLNDSDSVALNPTTSSIDLQEGLQVKVVQ from the coding sequence ATGAGCGAACAAGCAAGCGTAAACGGCAGCAAAATCGCGATTCGAATTCTGATTGTGGCAGCGGCCGTTTCGGCCCTTGTCTTTGGCATTCGCTATTTCACACGTAGCGAAGTGGAGATCCGTGTTGCGAAGGCCAGCTATACCGACCTCGTGAGCAACACTTCCACCACAGGCAAAGTTGAGCCCACCCAGAATTTCCAGGCGCACGCACAGGAACCTGGCAGCGTTCAGGCTGTCTACGTGCGTAACGGACAGCAGGTTGCCGCCGGCACTCTGCTCCTTAAGATGAACTCGGCCACCGCTGAATCGCGCGTCGAAACGGCGCGTTCCGCCATTGCACAGGCACAGGCCGCACAGGCCGACATGCGCAATAACGGGTCAAAGGATGAGCGCATCGCTATCCTCGGCGACCTGGATCGCGCGAAATTGCAGGTGGAACAATCGCAGAAAGATCTCTCTGCACTGCAGGCGCTTCAGGCGCGCGGTGCGGCCTCCGCATCAGAAGTTGCTGCCGCTCAATCCCGCCTGTCCTCTGCGCAGAGCTCACTGGGTGCCCTTCAGCAACGTTCCACGTCACGCTATGCGTCGACAGACCTGAATCGAGTACAGGCGCAATTAAACGACAGCCATGCCGCTCTGGGCGCGGCAGAGCAACAGTTGTCGCAGGAAATCGTTCGCGCTCCATTCGCCGGTACGGTCTATTCCCTTCCCGTGAAGGCCTATGACTTTGTCGGTGCGGGAGAAGAGCTCATCCAGCTTGCCAACCTCAATAACATGCAGGTGCGCGCCTACTTCGACGAACCTGAGATCGGCAAACTCAAGGTTGACCAGCAGGTGACCATCAAGTGGGATGCGCGGCCAACTCAACAGTGGCATGGTCACATCGTCCGCGTGCCGACCACGGTCATCACGTACGGTACGCGTAACGTCGGCGAATGCCTCATCTCAGTCGACGATGCCACGGGCGATCTTCTGCCCAACACAAACGTAAACGTCAGTGTCATTACTCAGGAAGTGAACCATGTCCTCAGCGTTCCGCGCGAAGCGCTACATACCCAGGGCAGTTCGACAAACTATGTATACCTGATTCAGAAGGGCCGCCTTGTGAAGCGCACCGTGCAGATCGGCAACTTCAACTTGTTGAACGTGCAAATCCTCTCTGGCCTCAACGACAGTGACAGCGTAGCCCTGAATCCGACCACCAGTTCCATCGATCTTCAAGAGGGACTACAGGTCAAGGTTGTGCAGTAA
- the recJ gene encoding single-stranded-DNA-specific exonuclease RecJ has translation MSEPEEIATARNARWVLPDEPGVEAHGLAAALEQPLWFAQVLVSRGIETPADARRFLIPDMAALHDPMLLGGMKEAVARVLQAVAKREPILIYGDYDVDGTTATVLLKTAIDRITPTGGPSLVRYHIPHRIREGYGIQSSVLAEAATQGIRLVISVDTGIRAFAAAEESKRLGLDLIVTDHHLPDGMQGIPEAIAVINPNQPGCDYPYKELCGAAVAFKLAHALLHAATKPAADPNAYRAVDFLALWDKLLPSLLKLVAIATIADSVPLTGENRVIVALGLRALRDQRQSGLRALFDLAGVVSDEERGPSATDIAFRVAPRINAAGRMDVAADVVRMFLARTPEEGAALAAKLHQLNEDRRNVEASVLATLETQMEALRSDESALGTMGCLVLDGEGWHRGVIGILASRVVERMRRPALVIAHEDGQAHGSGRSVSGFHLLDAITAAHTETEPLLFDRFGGHAHAVGFSLPSDRVPLLRERLSTYSLGRLSSAMLQERIAIDAELPSAELNPDLIKKLHLLEPFGQGNREPLFLSRDCQVEEAPKTLKERHIKLRIRISPESTVDCLGWSREIVWPEKIAEMGIASGSRVDVVYRVRENRHPQFGGVEMELCDLRLTPVSTTN, from the coding sequence ATGTCTGAACCAGAAGAAATCGCAACAGCCCGAAATGCACGCTGGGTCTTGCCGGATGAACCCGGTGTAGAAGCGCACGGTCTTGCTGCGGCGCTCGAGCAGCCGCTCTGGTTCGCGCAGGTACTTGTCTCCCGTGGAATTGAAACTCCCGCAGATGCTCGCCGTTTCCTCATTCCAGATATGGCAGCCCTGCACGATCCCATGCTCCTCGGTGGCATGAAGGAAGCCGTAGCGCGCGTGCTGCAGGCAGTCGCCAAGCGCGAACCCATCCTCATTTATGGCGATTACGATGTCGACGGCACCACCGCCACCGTACTGCTGAAAACGGCGATTGACCGCATCACGCCCACTGGCGGTCCCTCGCTGGTGCGATATCACATCCCCCACCGCATTCGCGAAGGCTACGGCATACAGTCCAGCGTGCTAGCTGAAGCCGCCACACAGGGCATTCGCCTCGTCATCAGTGTCGACACCGGAATCCGCGCCTTTGCTGCGGCGGAAGAGTCGAAGCGCCTCGGCCTTGACCTGATCGTCACGGACCACCATCTCCCTGACGGCATGCAGGGTATCCCGGAAGCCATTGCGGTCATTAATCCCAACCAGCCCGGCTGCGACTATCCGTACAAAGAACTTTGCGGCGCGGCGGTCGCCTTCAAACTCGCGCATGCCCTGCTCCACGCCGCAACAAAGCCAGCCGCTGATCCCAACGCCTATCGCGCGGTCGACTTCCTTGCCCTTTGGGACAAGCTGCTCCCTTCGCTGCTCAAGCTGGTAGCCATTGCCACCATCGCAGATTCTGTTCCACTCACCGGCGAAAACCGTGTCATCGTTGCGCTCGGCTTAAGAGCACTCCGCGATCAGCGGCAGTCCGGTCTCCGTGCCTTGTTCGACCTGGCAGGTGTCGTCTCGGACGAGGAACGCGGACCTTCAGCCACAGACATCGCCTTCCGCGTTGCGCCACGCATTAACGCAGCCGGACGCATGGATGTGGCCGCAGATGTCGTCCGCATGTTCCTGGCACGGACACCGGAAGAAGGAGCAGCGCTCGCCGCAAAGCTCCACCAACTCAACGAAGATCGTCGCAACGTGGAAGCCAGCGTACTGGCCACGCTGGAAACACAAATGGAAGCCCTCCGCTCCGATGAATCCGCTCTCGGCACCATGGGCTGCCTCGTACTCGACGGTGAAGGCTGGCATCGTGGTGTCATCGGTATTCTTGCCTCGCGCGTCGTTGAGCGCATGCGACGCCCCGCGCTCGTCATCGCGCATGAAGATGGACAAGCTCACGGCTCGGGCCGCTCCGTTTCCGGGTTTCACCTGCTCGACGCCATTACCGCGGCACACACCGAAACAGAGCCGCTGCTGTTTGACCGTTTCGGCGGACACGCACATGCCGTCGGCTTCTCCCTGCCGTCAGATCGCGTGCCCCTCTTGCGCGAGCGTCTGTCGACATACAGTCTTGGCCGCCTTTCCTCGGCCATGCTGCAGGAGCGCATTGCGATTGACGCAGAGCTGCCTTCAGCGGAACTTAATCCCGACCTGATAAAGAAATTGCATCTGCTCGAACCGTTTGGCCAGGGCAACCGGGAGCCTCTCTTCCTGTCACGCGATTGCCAGGTGGAAGAAGCTCCAAAAACATTGAAGGAGCGCCACATCAAACTCCGTATTCGCATCTCACCGGAATCAACTGTGGACTGTCTGGGATGGAGCCGAGAAATCGTGTGGCCGGAAAAAATCGCGGAGATGGGTATCGCATCAGGATCCCGCGTGGATGTTGTGTATCGAGTACGTGAAAATCGGCATCCACAGTTTGGCGGAGTGGAAATGGAACTGTGTGATCTGCGGTTAACACCCGTCTCGACAACAAATTGA
- a CDS encoding ferredoxin, which produces MAVPERQILVCLNERDPDASRPSCRNEGSRKLKDELKDLVKDAGLKGRVRVLETSCMDQCEHAAVCVVYPDNVWYSFVKAKDAEEIVQEHLLNNRPVERLLHDNPANLAHADRRAEKRD; this is translated from the coding sequence ATGGCGGTTCCCGAGCGGCAGATTCTTGTATGTCTCAATGAGCGCGATCCTGACGCCTCGCGTCCCTCGTGCCGCAACGAAGGCTCGAGGAAACTGAAGGACGAGCTGAAGGACCTGGTGAAGGATGCCGGGCTGAAGGGCCGTGTCCGCGTATTGGAAACCAGCTGCATGGACCAGTGCGAACACGCCGCGGTCTGCGTGGTGTATCCGGACAACGTTTGGTACAGCTTTGTGAAGGCGAAAGACGCCGAGGAGATTGTGCAGGAACACCTGCTGAACAACCGTCCGGTGGAACGTCTGCTGCACGACAATCCCGCCAATCTGGCCCATGCGGATCGAAGGGCAGAGAAACGCGACTAA
- a CDS encoding DUF507 family protein — MRAILLLPMLFSKDYVGYLSRQVVRRLQEAKVVRTDKPAVLAERINNGLVDELSLEDRINEEARLILEQLQGEMSKVGASYPEMFKKIKLRLVQQYKAVL; from the coding sequence TTGCGTGCTATCCTCCTCTTGCCCATGCTCTTCTCAAAGGATTACGTCGGATATCTCTCGCGGCAGGTGGTGCGCCGGCTTCAGGAAGCGAAAGTCGTACGCACGGATAAGCCCGCCGTTCTGGCAGAACGCATCAACAATGGCCTGGTTGACGAGCTTTCTCTCGAAGACCGCATCAACGAAGAGGCTCGCCTGATTCTGGAGCAGTTACAGGGTGAGATGAGCAAAGTCGGCGCCAGCTACCCGGAGATGTTCAAGAAGATCAAGCTGCGCCTGGTGCAGCAGTACAAGGCGGTGCTGTAA